A stretch of DNA from Synechococcales cyanobacterium T60_A2020_003:
GCTTTCATTTTCCGGGTCGCAGTCGCCTCTGTCAATGTCGCAGCATCTTAGCGCAAATTCGTTTTTATTCCGACCCTGTGACGAAAACCTATCGGGTGATTGGCCTAGAGCTAGCCGGGTTCGACCACAAAGGCAAACAGTGGCAATTGTCCACGATCAACAATTGGGACATTATCGGAGAGGTAACCCCTGTTCCAGACGTAACGCACAAACTCAAGCTCTTTTGTCAGCAAGTATTTGAGCTTTTCAATGGCAGCACGGAACAGGCAATGTAGACTAGCGTTGGGGTTAAGGGATAAGAGCCTCCTGATTCCGATGAGTCGCGCTTCATGAGCGTGATCGATTTTTTTGAACGCTAGTTTCGTGTTGTTTTGATGCCTAAAGCTTCTAAGAGTTGGCGATCGCTGTCCATTTCTGGATTGGCCGTGGTCAAAAGCGTCTCTCCATAAAAAATAGAGTTTGCACCTGCCATAAAGCAAAGGGCTTGAGCTTCACGGCTCAGGCTTGTCCGTCCGGCACTCAGACGAATTCGCGCCGTAGGCATCAGAATTCGCGCTGTGGCACACATCCGCACCAAGTCAAACGGATCGATGGGGGTTTGTTCCTCTAGCGGTGTCCCTTCGACAGCGACAAGGGCATTGATCGGCACACTTTCGGGATGGGGATCCATGTTAGCTAGAATTTCCAGCAATCGGGCGCGATCGCGCGTCGTTTCGCCCATGCCGATAATGCCACCGCAACAGACTGTAATTCCCGCTTGACGCACATGCTCTAAGGTTTGCAGGCGATCGCCATAGGTGCGGGTGGTAATAATGTGGTCGTAGTATTCAGGACTGGTATCAAGATTGTGGTTGTAGGCGGTGAGTCCGGCAGCGGCAAGGCGCTGGGCTTGGGATTCGTTCAACATTCCTGCCGTGACGCAGGCTTCCAATCCCAACTCGCGCACCCCTTCCACCATGCTTAGCATCGCATCAAAAGCCGCTCCGTCCCGAATTTCGCGCCACGCCCACCCCATACAGAACCGATTTGCACCCAGCTCTTTGGCTCGCTGTGCTTGAGCAAGAACCTCATCCACATTGGCGATCGCAGGTTTTTCAACATGGGTTTCGTAGTGGGCGGACTGCGGACAGTAGGCGCAATTTTCGGCACATCCCCCCGTCTTCACGCTCATCAGCGTTGCCAACTGCACGTCTCCTTCTGGATTGTGCTGTCGGTGGACGGTCTGCGCCTGGTAGACCAGATCCAACAGCGGTTGATTCAGGAGTTCGAGAATATCGGCGGTTGTCCAGTTGTGACGCAGAGTAAGCACAGTTCCAGCTCAAACATAAGGGTGCAACTTCACATGATATCCTTCAATTCCTGCAAAATGTGCTGGATGCCCTGATAAACCTGTTCTAGTTCGTCGTCGGTGATGCAGTAGGGGGGCAGGATGTATAGGATGTTTCCGATGGGACGAAGCAGTAATCCGTGGGCGATCGCCCGTTCTCGGATAACAGGGCTAATGCGGTTCAGGTATCCCGGTTGCTCAGAGGTGACGAGATCGAAAGCGGCAATGGTACCAGTAACGCGCAGTTTTTCAACACTGGGATGTTCCTGAAGTTCTTCTAAATAGCGAATGTGCTTAGCTTCCATGCCCCGAAACAACGGTTCATGCTGGTGCATCAGCTCCAGTCCGGCGATCGCCGCTGCACAGCCCAGGGGGTTCGCAGTGTAGCTATGACCGTGGTAGAAGGTGTGGAGGGGATTATCGCTGTAAAACGCGTCGTAAATGGCTTCTGTACAAACCGTCACCGCTAGGGGCAAGAATCCTCCAGTAAGTCCTTTGGAGAGGCAAATAATATCGGGAGACACCGCTGCCCGACGGCACGCAAACCAGTCTCCTGTCCGCCCAAACCCGGTCATCACTTCATCAAAGATCAGCAGCGTCCCCGATTGTCGCACGACCGTCTCAACCTGCTGCAAAAACGATGGACGACACATGCGCATCCCGCCTGCCCCTTGCACCAGGGGTTCAATGATCACTGCTGCAACGGGATTGTCCGCGAGTTGTTTTTCAAGAACGGCAATGGCTTGGGCTTCTTTTTCGTCTATCTGTTCATCGCCCCAGAAGGTGTCGGGAAAGGGGACATGATGCACCTCAAATAAAAGCTCGGAAAAGACATCGGAAAAGAGCGATCGCGCCCCAACGGACATAGCGCCGACGGTATCCCCGTGATAGGCTCCCTCGAATGCAATAAACGTCCTGCGCTCCTCCGCTTGATTCCGCCAAAACTGGTACGCCATTTTGAGCGCGACTTCGACAGCCGTTGAGCCATTGTCGGAGAAGAACACCCGCTGTAGAGAGGAGGGAAGTTGCTGAACGAGGCGATTTGCGAGTTCTTCGGCTGGATCATGGGTAAATCCGGCAAAGATAACGTGTTCAAGCTGTTTGGCCTGGTCATAAATCGCCTGGGCGATCGCTGGATGGGCGTGACCATGCACATTCACCCACCAACTCGAAATGCAGTCAATAATTCGCTGTCCCTGATCTAGCTCTAACCAGACGCCGTGAGCCGATTTTACCTTCAGCGGCAGCGGAGCCGTTTTAGCTTGGGTAAAGGGATACCAGATATGTTGCATAGCCTAGAAACGTAGAACCGAACTTAGAGCAAAAATCGTGTTGGCGCAAACACTGTAGCGTGAGACCGCCTGCGTAAAGCAGTCCTCGCTAAATCTAACATGCCCTTTATGTATCCGTTCTTTGACGACAAGTTCTATGTTTGGAATGTTTTAAGATTTGCTAATATTTAGCTCTCCATGCTTGAAATTCCTTGGAATTCCAACGCATCCTCAGATAAATTATAGGAAATTCACTAAATCTAGCGAGTTTAGTGAACCGAGAAATCGGGAGCGTGTTGAGTTTAAATCTCTGCAAAAATGCTAGTCAGGCTGAATAGTAAGTCTCCATTGGGACTAGCTGTAAATGGTCAAGCTAAGCGGTTTAATCTGGACAGGCTAACCCATTTAAATTCAGAATATTTGGGTTTGCACGGTAGATGATGGGAGAGGTAGAGCTTCCACTGTGTTGATTTCAAGGTTTATCGAGGTGCGGAATTTATGAAGCCAGACCTTCAACGAATTGAGGCCGCCCTTAATCAACTAGAGCGACAAAGTGCAGCGATAAATGCCAGGGTGTCCAGTGAGCAATTGCTGAAAGAGGATGCAGCGATCGCCCATTATCCTGCACCACCCGTTTCCTTCTCTGTGCGATCGCTCGATGCGTCTGCTCATAATCCTCCCAGTCACGATTTTAATTGGGCAGCAAATGATGAAATGGCTGCTCCTGTAGACGCACCCCTATCAGCGGACTCACAGCCAAAACATTCTCTACAACCTTTATTTCCATCATTGCAAGTAAATCAATCTCCCGCGCTACCCAAGCTGGAAATGTCTGAGTTTGCACCAGTTTCCACCGATCCGGCTTTGGTGCTTCACATCACTCGAAAATTGGAAACGCTGGTTGGCACTTGGTACGAAGAACTCCAGCATCTTCTTCGGCGGATTCGTGCAGTAGAAGCGGAAGGCCCTGCGGTTAACGGGTGGCTTGAATCAAAGCCGTTGGATATGAGTGGTCCTAGTGCGGCTACGTTACGCCATGCCGACGTAGACGACCTGATGGTATACGTGGATCAGCTTTGTAATCAAGCTGAGAATTCTTCTCTGCCTCAGTATTCCTACGTTTTATGTGGATACAATTCCAATGGGCAGGTTTGGTCTCGGCCTTGTTCTGTTGATGAACTGTCCGAGGTAAGTCTGGCGATCGCCCGCTATCAAATCTTGGCTCAGCTCAAAGATCGGCAAGAATGCCTTGAAAAGAAGCTTGGGGCGATCGCCGCTCAGTTAACTCACCTTTATCAAACCTACGTCGGTTAATCTGAGAACCTTACGAAGTGGCAAGCTGCGGTGTAGATTCGGTTTGGCTTTGGGCAGAGCCTTGCGTTCCTAACTGAATCAGT
This window harbors:
- the bioB gene encoding biotin synthase BioB, with translation MLTLRHNWTTADILELLNQPLLDLVYQAQTVHRQHNPEGDVQLATLMSVKTGGCAENCAYCPQSAHYETHVEKPAIANVDEVLAQAQRAKELGANRFCMGWAWREIRDGAAFDAMLSMVEGVRELGLEACVTAGMLNESQAQRLAAAGLTAYNHNLDTSPEYYDHIITTRTYGDRLQTLEHVRQAGITVCCGGIIGMGETTRDRARLLEILANMDPHPESVPINALVAVEGTPLEEQTPIDPFDLVRMCATARILMPTARIRLSAGRTSLSREAQALCFMAGANSIFYGETLLTTANPEMDSDRQLLEALGIKTTRN
- the bioA gene encoding adenosylmethionine--8-amino-7-oxononanoate transaminase codes for the protein MQHIWYPFTQAKTAPLPLKVKSAHGVWLELDQGQRIIDCISSWWVNVHGHAHPAIAQAIYDQAKQLEHVIFAGFTHDPAEELANRLVQQLPSSLQRVFFSDNGSTAVEVALKMAYQFWRNQAEERRTFIAFEGAYHGDTVGAMSVGARSLFSDVFSELLFEVHHVPFPDTFWGDEQIDEKEAQAIAVLEKQLADNPVAAVIIEPLVQGAGGMRMCRPSFLQQVETVVRQSGTLLIFDEVMTGFGRTGDWFACRRAAVSPDIICLSKGLTGGFLPLAVTVCTEAIYDAFYSDNPLHTFYHGHSYTANPLGCAAAIAGLELMHQHEPLFRGMEAKHIRYLEELQEHPSVEKLRVTGTIAAFDLVTSEQPGYLNRISPVIRERAIAHGLLLRPIGNILYILPPYCITDDELEQVYQGIQHILQELKDIM